A DNA window from Vigna angularis cultivar LongXiaoDou No.4 chromosome 1, ASM1680809v1, whole genome shotgun sequence contains the following coding sequences:
- the LOC108322143 gene encoding ribulose bisphosphate carboxylase small subunit, chloroplastic 3-like isoform X1, with the protein MSAETFSAQVAGAAFVGLKSNSSSLCQSTASITWKRKIASNSSKTYCMKTWNPINNKKFETLSYLPPLSDESIAKEVDYMIKKGWIPCLEFDELGHICRENRHMPGYYDGRYWTLWKLPMFGCSDSSEVLKEIHECREAYPNAYIRCLAFDNKRHMQSMAFIIHKPSTT; encoded by the exons ATGTCTGCTGAAACTTTTTCAGCTCAGGTTGCTGGGGCTGCCTTTGTTGGCTTGAAGTCCAACTCATCAAGTCTTTGCCAAAGTACAGCATCTATAACATGGAAAAGGAAGATTGCTTCCAACTCTTCTAAGACTTACTGCATGAAG ACATGGAATCCCATCAACAACAAGAAGTTCGAAACACTGTCCTACCTGCCACCTCTTTCAGATGAATCCATTGCAAAGGAGGTTGACTACATGATCAAAAAGGGATGGATTCCTTGCCTTGAATTTGATGAG TTGGGGCATATTTGTAGGGAAAACAGGCATATGCCAGGATACTATGATGGGAGGTATTGGACATTGTGGAAGCTTCCAATGTTTGGTTGCAGTGATTCTAGTGAAGTTCTGAAGGAGATCCATGAATGCAGAGAGGCATATCCAAATGCGTATATACGTTGCTTAGCATTTGACAACAAGCGTCACATGCAGTCTATGGCTTTTATCATACACAAACCTTCTACCACTTGA
- the LOC108322185 gene encoding uncharacterized protein LOC108322185: MTDRERERERDRDRTRDRERKRRRDKDDRDRDRERDKGDRDRERDKGDRDRERDKGDRDRERDKDDRDREREREKDDRDRERERDRDRVHSKRSRSRSPDRGRSRHARSPSPSERSHRRRHHRTPTPDQPRKRHRRESVEEEHKETKKAVSDFVDGIAKEQQQKQKDNGGEAEGNEDEVEMMKMLGIPVGFDSTKGKPVPGADVSGVRAVTKRQPRQYMNRRGGFNRPLPAERNR, translated from the coding sequence ATGACGGACCGTGAGCGTGAACGTGAGCGTGACCGTGACCGAACTCGGGACAGAGAAAGAAAACGAAGACGAGACAAGGACGACCGCGACCGCGACCGCGAGCGAGACAAAGGCGACCGCGACCGTGAGCGAGACAAAGGCGACCGCGACCGTGAGCGAGACAAAGGCGACCGCGACCGTGAGCGAGACAAGGACGACCGTGACCGCGAACGAGAACGAGAAAAGGATGACCGCGATCGGGAACGTGAACGTGACCGTGACAGAGTGCATAGCAAGAGATCTCGTTCGCGTTCGCCTGACCGTGGGCGCTCCCGCCACGCGCGCTCGCCGTCTCCCAGCGAGCGCTCCCACCGGCGGCGCCACCACCGGACTCCCACCCCCGATCAGCCGAGGAAGCGCCACCGGAGAGAGTCCGTGGAGGAGGAGCACAAGGAGACGAAGAAAGCGGTGTCGGACTTTGTGGACGGTATCGCCAAGGAGCAGCAGCAGAAACAGAAGGACAATGGAGGAGAAGCTGAGGGCAACGAGGACGAAGTGGAGATGATGAAGATGCTAGGGATTCCCGTCGGATTTGACTCCACCAAGGGGAAACCGGTTCCCGGTGCTGACGTCAGCGGTGTCAGAGCTGTCACCAAGCGCCAACCGCGCCAGTACATGAACCGCCGCGGTGGCTTCAATCGTCCATTGCCTGCTGAGAGGAATCGctag
- the LOC108322143 gene encoding ribulose bisphosphate carboxylase small subunit, chloroplastic-like isoform X2 produces MSAETFSAQVAGAAFVGLKSNSSSLCQSTASITWKRKIASNSSKTYCMKTWNPINNKKFETLSYLPPLSDESIAKEVDYMIKKGWIPCLEFDEGKQAYARIL; encoded by the exons ATGTCTGCTGAAACTTTTTCAGCTCAGGTTGCTGGGGCTGCCTTTGTTGGCTTGAAGTCCAACTCATCAAGTCTTTGCCAAAGTACAGCATCTATAACATGGAAAAGGAAGATTGCTTCCAACTCTTCTAAGACTTACTGCATGAAG ACATGGAATCCCATCAACAACAAGAAGTTCGAAACACTGTCCTACCTGCCACCTCTTTCAGATGAATCCATTGCAAAGGAGGTTGACTACATGATCAAAAAGGGATGGATTCCTTGCCTTGAATTTGATGAG GGAAAACAGGCATATGCCAGGATACTATGA